One genomic region from Bos indicus isolate NIAB-ARS_2022 breed Sahiwal x Tharparkar chromosome 17, NIAB-ARS_B.indTharparkar_mat_pri_1.0, whole genome shotgun sequence encodes:
- the LOC139176834 gene encoding uncharacterized protein has product MVAPALHPPPRLLPLGLLPPPPGHSSPPPPPRPLRALLPSPRGGGEGGYGGTASHRRACQTRAGYLYPAGPRRPRPTPARPTCFRGRLESRPPCSPPTSQTRLLSYAYKRLNVFPHQHTWPPPHFLVFIQQRTETVPVRMGTDSGPLPGSCSRTPMDPSQCSADYETEATEGEE; this is encoded by the exons ATGGTGGCCCCCGCCCTCCACCCCCCGCCTCGGCTCCTCCCCCTCGGCCTCCTGCCGCCGCCACCAGGACACTCGAGtccgcctcccccaccccgcccgctCAGAgcgctcctcccctccccacgcggcggcggggagggggggtACGGCGGCACCGCCAGTCACCGCCGCGCCTGTCAAACCCGGGCCGGCTATTTATACCCCGCGGGGCCCCGCCGCCCTCGACCCACACCAGCCCGCCCAACATGCTTCCGTGGCCGTCTCGAATCTCGCCCGCCCTGTAGCCCCCCAACTTCTCAAACCCGCCTTCTCAG TTATGCGTATAAACGCCTCAACGTATTCCCCCACCAACACACTTGGCCGCCGCCgcattttcttgtatttattcaacaaagaaCCGAGACTGTCCCAGTGCGCATGGGGACCGATTCTGGTCCCCTCCCGGGCTCCTGCAGCCGCACTCCGATGGACCCGTCACAGTGTTCAGCAG